The following are encoded in a window of Onthophagus taurus isolate NC chromosome 3, IU_Otau_3.0, whole genome shotgun sequence genomic DNA:
- the LOC111420870 gene encoding dehydrodolichyl diphosphate synthase complex subunit Nus1 isoform X2 has protein sequence MEKKELFYRLVLLLLHAVVDLFDFIRYAWVYLRLKISDFRLKYAEIRSFEAQTRKLNKLPKHLTVLLGVEEPSIKDLANFIFWSVSVGIPYISFYDHKGLLKKRIDCFKSEVNKWEGIHFLFHHEDSIDGRNKVAEKCREFVSIKNFDVQYIDAVLRESFEFPDPDLGVYFGKSFRLYDYPPWQIAVTEFVNIPTHYNCHRKQFLELLLRYDKCEQRLGK, from the exons atggagaaaaaggAGCTCTTCTACCGCCTGGTTTTACTCCTTTTACACGCGGTGGTCGATTTATTCGACTTTATTCGTTATGCCTGGGTGTACCTGCGGTTGAAGATCTCCGATTTTCGTTTGAAATACGCTGAAATACGAAGTTTTGAAGCTCAAACTAGGAAGCTAAATAAACTACCAAAGCATTTAACCGTGCTTCTTGGTGTTGAAGAACCAAGCATCAAAGatttagctaattttattttttggtctGTCAGTGTTGGAATTCCTTATATTAGTTTTTATGATCATAAAG GTTTATTAAAGAAGAGGATTGACTGTTTTAAAAGTGAAGTGAATAAATGGGAaggaatacattttttatttcaccaTGAGGATAGTATAG ATGGTCGAAATAAGGTGGCGGAAAAATGTAGGGAATTCgtttcgataaaaaatttcgatgtGCAATACATCGATGCGGTTTTACGGGAATCTTTTGAATTCCCAGATCCTGATTTGGGGGTTTATTTTGGGAAAAGTTTTCGTTTATACGATTATCCCCCATGGCAAATTGCGGTCActgaatttgtaaatattccTACTCATTATAATTGTCATCGTAAACAATTccttgaattattattaaggtACGATAAATGTGAACAGAGGCttggaaaataa
- the LOC111420870 gene encoding dehydrodolichyl diphosphate synthase complex subunit Nus1 isoform X1 — protein MEKKELFYRLVLLLLHAVVDLFDFIRYAWVYLRLKISDFRLKYAEIRSFEAQTRKLNKLPKHLTVLLGVEEPSIKDLANFIFWSVSVGIPYISFYDHKGLLKKRIDCFKSEVNKWEGIHFLFHHEDSIGYKNGFSGKKIHIKLLSSTDGRNKVAEKCREFVSIKNFDVQYIDAVLRESFEFPDPDLGVYFGKSFRLYDYPPWQIAVTEFVNIPTHYNCHRKQFLELLLRYDKCEQRLGK, from the exons atggagaaaaaggAGCTCTTCTACCGCCTGGTTTTACTCCTTTTACACGCGGTGGTCGATTTATTCGACTTTATTCGTTATGCCTGGGTGTACCTGCGGTTGAAGATCTCCGATTTTCGTTTGAAATACGCTGAAATACGAAGTTTTGAAGCTCAAACTAGGAAGCTAAATAAACTACCAAAGCATTTAACCGTGCTTCTTGGTGTTGAAGAACCAAGCATCAAAGatttagctaattttattttttggtctGTCAGTGTTGGAATTCCTTATATTAGTTTTTATGATCATAAAG GTTTATTAAAGAAGAGGATTGACTGTTTTAAAAGTGAAGTGAATAAATGGGAaggaatacattttttatttcaccaTGAGGATAGTATAGGTTATAAAAATGGTTTTAGtgggaaaaaaattcatattaaGCTTTTATCGTCTACAGATGGTCGAAATAAGGTGGCGGAAAAATGTAGGGAATTCgtttcgataaaaaatttcgatgtGCAATACATCGATGCGGTTTTACGGGAATCTTTTGAATTCCCAGATCCTGATTTGGGGGTTTATTTTGGGAAAAGTTTTCGTTTATACGATTATCCCCCATGGCAAATTGCGGTCActgaatttgtaaatattccTACTCATTATAATTGTCATCGTAAACAATTccttgaattattattaaggtACGATAAATGTGAACAGAGGCttggaaaataa
- the LOC111420869 gene encoding large ribosomal subunit protein bL33m: MFLTNVLLKRVKSKSIMVQMESMVSGHTFNKIRDRLADKLEVIKFDPFIQRTSLYREKKKIRSIK; encoded by the exons atgttcttaacaaacgttttattaaaacgaGTTAAAAGCAA gAGTATTATGGTGCAAATGGAAAGTATGGTGAGTGGGcacacttttaataaaattcgggaTCGTTTGGCAGATAAATTAGAGGTTATAAAATTCGATCCTTTCA TTCAACGAACGAGTTTATAcagagaaaagaagaaaattaggagtattaaataa